A window from Calditerrivibrio sp. encodes these proteins:
- a CDS encoding DUF3783 domain-containing protein, which yields MDIKKCIFLGGFSEDEIDLLSKNVVYDIKEIFEEDMGTVLSSLSESSKKGSKMSRRFILFDGLTKDEIGDFIQTYKGLNLKRPIMAMITEHSIRWTLGYLFEHLLEEEAKLLSRL from the coding sequence ATGGACATTAAAAAGTGTATCTTTTTGGGTGGTTTTTCGGAGGATGAGATCGATCTTTTATCTAAAAATGTTGTCTATGACATAAAAGAAATATTTGAAGAGGATATGGGTACTGTTTTGAGTTCATTATCTGAAAGCTCTAAGAAGGGTTCCAAGATGAGTAGGAGGTTTATTCTTTTTGATGGACTAACCAAAGATGAGATAGGTGATTTTATCCAGACGTACAAAGGGTTAAATCTAAAAAGGCCTATAATGGCCATGATCACAGAGCATTCTATAAGATGGACTTTAGGTTATCTCTTTGAACATTTATTGGAAGAGGAAGCAAAACTGCTTAGTAGGTTATAG
- a CDS encoding bifunctional nuclease family protein: MIQFKVRTVIKNPLLSCYNVILQSLDENIILPLPVGPFEAEAIYTVLASLNFPRPMVYDFMKNVLLNLGDVSTNRMVIYAFSDGVFHARMELEHSGNLVTIECRPSDGIALSLRTDTPIFVEDEVVDKKKCIFKDCLNENEKEFLEHIIVDQELKYT; this comes from the coding sequence ATGATTCAGTTTAAGGTAAGAACAGTAATCAAAAACCCTTTATTATCATGTTATAATGTGATACTTCAAAGTTTAGATGAAAACATCATTTTACCTTTGCCGGTGGGACCATTTGAAGCTGAGGCTATATATACTGTACTTGCTTCTCTTAATTTCCCAAGGCCGATGGTATATGATTTTATGAAAAATGTTCTGTTGAATCTTGGTGATGTCAGCACGAATAGAATGGTGATTTATGCTTTTTCTGATGGGGTGTTTCATGCCAGGATGGAGCTTGAACATTCTGGTAATCTTGTCACTATAGAGTGCAGACCTTCTGATGGGATAGCATTGAGTTTAAGAACGGATACCCCCATTTTTGTTGAAGATGAAGTAGTGGATAAAAAGAAATGTATTTTTAAAGACTGTTTAAATGAGAATGAGAAAGAGTTTTTAGAACATATTATCGTTGATCAAGAACTAAAGTATACGTGA
- the miaB gene encoding tRNA (N6-isopentenyl adenosine(37)-C2)-methylthiotransferase MiaB, which yields MIKKVYIRTFGCQMNEYDSQRILSIFEEMGYEHTDDPLEADFAVINTCSVREKPKEKVRSEIGRLKRLKSDNPDFKIAIAGCVAQEEGEKLLKENRHVDLVLGTDGIPRLYEAISRVERGERVVITEFSSDDFSVPIFHRTTSISAFVTIMKGCDNFCSYCIVPYVRGREKSRHYKDIFDEVKYLVDQGVKEVTFLGQNVNSYGKSLDEKIDFAQFLYMVTKIEGLNRIRFVTSHPKDFSKELADLIATEPKICEYLHIPLQAGSDEVLKKMNRGYTLEEYYEKVFYAKERIKGLALSSDFIVGFPQEDEKDFEKTLEAISKVEYETVFAFKYSPRKGTSAAEMKDDVSAAEKADRLNRLLTLQQAITSRLLLNQVGEYQEVLVEGSSKKDSHVYSGRNRRNRIVNFISPKKLSLGDTVMVKIAEAKKNSLFGVLEVQ from the coding sequence ATACAGATGATCCATTGGAGGCCGATTTTGCCGTTATCAACACCTGTAGTGTAAGGGAAAAGCCAAAAGAAAAGGTAAGAAGCGAGATAGGTCGTCTGAAAAGGCTTAAAAGTGATAATCCAGATTTTAAGATAGCTATTGCTGGTTGTGTGGCGCAGGAAGAAGGGGAGAAGCTTTTGAAAGAAAACCGGCATGTGGATCTGGTATTAGGTACAGACGGTATACCCAGGTTATACGAAGCCATAAGTAGGGTTGAAAGAGGTGAAAGAGTTGTTATTACAGAGTTTTCTTCAGATGATTTTTCTGTACCTATTTTTCATAGAACCACATCTATATCGGCATTTGTTACCATTATGAAGGGTTGTGATAATTTTTGTAGTTATTGTATAGTGCCTTATGTGCGTGGTAGAGAGAAAAGCAGGCATTATAAAGACATCTTTGATGAGGTAAAATATTTGGTGGATCAAGGGGTAAAAGAGGTAACTTTTTTGGGACAAAATGTCAATTCTTATGGAAAAAGTCTTGACGAAAAGATAGATTTTGCACAATTTCTATATATGGTAACTAAAATAGAAGGTTTAAATAGAATAAGGTTTGTTACTTCACATCCAAAGGATTTCAGTAAAGAGTTAGCTGATCTTATAGCTACTGAGCCTAAAATATGTGAATATCTTCATATACCACTTCAGGCTGGATCTGATGAAGTCTTAAAGAAGATGAATAGGGGTTATACCCTTGAAGAGTACTATGAGAAGGTTTTTTATGCAAAAGAGAGGATCAAAGGACTTGCTTTGTCTTCCGATTTTATTGTAGGTTTTCCTCAAGAGGATGAGAAGGATTTTGAGAAAACCTTAGAAGCCATATCTAAGGTGGAGTATGAGACTGTATTTGCTTTCAAGTACTCCCCCCGTAAAGGAACAAGTGCAGCAGAAATGAAAGATGATGTGTCTGCGGCAGAAAAAGCTGATAGATTAAATAGGCTTTTGACCCTACAGCAAGCAATCACCAGCAGACTTCTATTAAATCAAGTGGGTGAATATCAGGAAGTATTGGTGGAAGGAAGCAGTAAAAAGGATTCTCATGTCTATTCTGGTAGAAACCGTAGAAATAGAATTGTAAATTTCATTTCCCCTAAGAAGCTTTCCTTAGGTGATACTGTTATGGTAAAGATCGCTGAGGCTAAAAAAAATTCGCTTTTTGGAGTTCTGGAGGTCCAATGA
- a CDS encoding nitrilase, with amino-acid sequence MNITLVQIRIEEDPDKNLEKVSDLVSSIKGSVVVLPELWTTGFNYKHIDKLPDDHHSIVKQLPDGNTYVGSIVRKIDGKKYNSFFLKNDNGYDFPYDKTHLFPLMEEDKHFEKGRGLAAFRLNGAVCGCAVCFDLRYPEMFRVYFKSGVDLFFLPAEWPSSRREHLVTLATARAIENQSFFVLCNAVGCIWGEEFAGESRVISPSGETLLTLGRQVDAVGSVDINIDEAKEFRKKIPILSYLRADIYGH; translated from the coding sequence GTGAATATAACTTTAGTGCAGATAAGAATAGAAGAGGATCCTGATAAAAATCTGGAAAAAGTGTCAGATCTTGTTAGTAGTATAAAAGGTTCGGTAGTAGTTTTACCAGAGCTATGGACTACTGGCTTTAATTATAAGCATATAGATAAACTTCCAGATGATCATCACAGTATAGTAAAACAACTTCCGGATGGGAATACCTATGTTGGTTCCATTGTTAGGAAAATAGATGGAAAAAAGTATAATTCTTTTTTTCTAAAAAATGACAATGGATACGATTTCCCATATGATAAAACCCACCTGTTTCCCCTCATGGAGGAAGATAAGCATTTTGAAAAAGGTAGAGGGTTGGCTGCCTTTAGGCTAAATGGTGCTGTGTGTGGATGTGCTGTATGTTTTGATCTACGCTATCCTGAGATGTTTAGAGTATACTTTAAATCAGGTGTGGACCTGTTTTTTCTACCTGCAGAATGGCCATCATCCAGAAGGGAACATCTGGTAACCCTTGCAACAGCAAGAGCTATAGAGAATCAATCTTTTTTCGTGCTCTGTAATGCTGTGGGATGTATTTGGGGGGAAGAGTTTGCTGGTGAGTCAAGGGTGATCTCTCCAAGTGGGGAGACGCTTCTAACTTTGGGTAGACAGGTTGATGCTGTAGGTAGTGTAGATATAAACATAGACGAAGCCAAAGAGTTTAGAAAAAAGATACCTATTTTGTCGTATCTGAGAGCTGATATCTATGGACATTAA